Part of the Vigna radiata var. radiata cultivar VC1973A chromosome 11, Vradiata_ver6, whole genome shotgun sequence genome is shown below.
ACTTCTATCCACGCCCTCGTCGTCGCCAGTAGCAACACCAACAACACTAATCTCCGAAATAAAAATCACCACCACGAAGCCGAAATTCCCACACGCATACCGCATCCCTTCGGTGAAGGACCGCGAAATCTCCACAGAGTAATCACCAGCACAATCGCAATGCACGCTGCCAACAAGCAAGGAAACGAAACCAGTCAGAATCAGAGCAAGAGTAATGGAGTTGGTAATGACGGTAAACTGGGGAACAACAATCAGAATCACCTGCGAAACTATTCACATTCGGGGATTAACATGAAAGGGAGGGATCTGGAGGATCCTGGGACCAAAGCTTACATGAAGGAAATGGCAGCGAGGGCTCTCTGGCAACTTGCCAAAGGTAATTCCCCAATTTGTCGTAGCATCACCGAATCACGAGCCTTGTTGTGTTTCGCTGTTCTCCTTGAGAAAGGAACAGAGGCTGTGCAGTACAATTCGGCGATGGCGGTGATGGAGATCACGGCTGTGGCAGAGAAAGATCCGGAATTGAGGAAATCGGCGTTCAAGCCGAACTCTCCCGCTTGCAAAGCCGTGGTTGATCAGGTGGTCAAGATAATCGAGAAAGCGGATTCGGATTCAATCCTTCTGATTCCGTGCATCAAGACGATTGGGAATTTGGCGAGAACGTTCAAGGCTACTGAGACAAGGATGATCGGGCCGTTGGTGAGGCTTCTGGACGAAAGGGAAGCGGAGGTGACAAGAGAGGCGTCGATTGCACTGGCGAAATTCGCCTGCACCGAGAATTACCTGCACGTGGATCACGCCAAGGCCATTATAAGCGCCGGCGGGGCTAAACACTTGATTCAGCTGGTCTATTTTGGGGAAGAGATGGTGCAGATTCCAGcgcttcttcttctctcctaCATTGCAATGCACGTCCCCGACAGCGACGAACTTGCTCAGGCTGAAGTCCTCGGAGTCATCGAATGGGCCTCCAAGCAATCCTCCGTCGCCCATAACCAAACACTGGAGGCCCTTTTGCTCGATTCTAAGAGCAAGTTAGAGCTTTACCAGTCCAGAGGCCCCAGAGGATCCCATCAACCACACTTGCATCACTAGCACCAAAAACACCAATGCTACCTTCCTTTCATTGCAATTTGTAAAGATTTTTCACCCATTCActcattcttttttcttcaatcattCTCTTCATTCTGTACACATACATACTTCTTCTCATCCATCTCTTCCACCTTTCCCACTGTTACTCAGACCCCATGGGTTCAATCGTAAGCTGAACATAACTGTAATCTAAGGGTGTCACGTAAGAGAAATTAGCGAGTGGTTTTGAATTATTATCATTACGATCTCTCTTAATTTTCtgataattaagtttttttcttttttactacTGTAATTCACTTTTTATCTTGAGGTAATTTTTACGTGAGAGTAGATTGAAAAGTGTTGCAGGTAGTTTAGTATTCTTGTATAGAAAAAGAGTGAAGATAGAATAATTTATTAGTTTGAATAATTCGTCGGCTTTCTGGGTGAATACAAAGTAGGGAATAAATAGACGGTGGACCAAAGATTTGAAAGCTAAAGTTGGACCTGTTCAATCCAAACCACTGTATTGCTTTTGACAAGACCAAAATATTGTTAACGATGGACTACACTTTGGAAGGTTGAACCAAGAATTAGGGCATTGCCAGAGAGCACTGCAAGTAGCGAGCAGCTTCTCAACAAAAATACTATAATGGAAGCTAATTAGAGGCTATTTGAAATGCATATACTGTTGTCAAATCTTTCTTGCTCCCGTCGGAAAAATATCTATGATTTAATTTCTTATGACATAAGAAGTCGTGAATACGATGAAGATGAAACCAGAATTAGGATAACTAAAATTGGTAGTTGTGTTACGTGTAAAGAATTTGAAGGTTAAGAACACGACCACAAATTTTGGTATTCAAGGACTAGTGTTACCTAGTCAAATAAAAGATCTAGTCATAGTC
Proteins encoded:
- the LOC106776485 gene encoding uncharacterized protein LOC106776485, producing MGDIVKKILAKPIQLADQVTKAADEATSFKQECAELKSKTEKLAALLRQAARASSELYERPTRRIIEETEQVLDKALALVLKCRGNALMKRVFTLNPSAAFRKVSSHLENSVGDVSWLLRVSAGEAGGEYLGGLPPIAANEPILCFIWEQIAVLHTGSPEERSDAAASLVSLASDNPRYGKLIIEEGGVGPLLKLLKEGKSEGQENAARAVGLLGRDPESVEHMIHVGACSVLAKILKEGPMKVQGVVAWAVSELAANYPKSQDLFVQHKMVTLLVGHLAFETVEEHSKYAIVSKKPTSIHALVVASSNTNNTNLRNKNHHHEAEIPTRIPHPFGEGPRNLHRVITSTIAMHAANKQGNETSQNQSKSNGVGNDGKLGNNNQNHLRNYSHSGINMKGRDLEDPGTKAYMKEMAARALWQLAKGNSPICRSITESRALLCFAVLLEKGTEAVQYNSAMAVMEITAVAEKDPELRKSAFKPNSPACKAVVDQVVKIIEKADSDSILLIPCIKTIGNLARTFKATETRMIGPLVRLLDEREAEVTREASIALAKFACTENYLHVDHAKAIISAGGAKHLIQLVYFGEEMVQIPALLLLSYIAMHVPDSDELAQAEVLGVIEWASKQSSVAHNQTLEALLLDSKSKLELYQSRGPRGSHQPHLHH